TTTTCGGAGTCGAGAAGGTCACCATAAATCCCCATGGCGGTGTTTCCGACCACAGCATCTTGGCCAAAGGGACGTCGCCGCAAGCACCTGGCATCAACTTCACTGCAGATCTTTCTAGCGTCAGCTACTAATCGCAGCCATCACGATCAGGCAATAAGTATTACTTAGTTAGTTCTTGCTTTATTAGACTTAAGTAGCATAGGCTAACCTCCTTGGCTTTGGGAGGAGCAAGATGGTAGAACGCGTTGAAGCCGATAAGTTTTTTAAGCAAACTACTACTAAGGTATGGAACATACACGTTTTTTGCCGGCAGCAACGCTTGCCTCAAGAGGAGGAGAAGCGCTTGACCAGCCTTTTTGGCGATTTCGCGGAGGCTTCGGAGTTGCTTCACAATGCCAAGCGCGCGCCGAGGTGGCGGTACTGACATATTAGTGACCACAGGGGGTGCGCATCTTAGAGAGGGAGGTGGTACGATAGGCGGGATTGCCGACCGCTGTAGACCGGGATTGCCGAGCGCTGTAGACAGTACGCTGCCAGCGTATATGTGCTGGCAGGTGGCAAATCCCGACCGAGATGCGCATGACGAACCACTGACAACTCGCGGATAAGCGCGGCACTAAGATCGGCCTCGGCGTAGGCAATAAAAATTGCGGCACTTTCGCGGCATCGACGAGCGCAGCCTTGCCGGCTCGATCGGCGTGTGCGTCGCTTTAACCAAGGCGTAAGCCAATGCATTTCAACGTGCCGCGCGCGGCGACTTCTTTGAGCATTGCTGCGAAGTCGCCCTGCTGAATTCGGGAGCGTACCACGCTTGTGCACCGCGTGACGAATTGCCGCTCGGACATGACACGCCACCCAGAAATCCAGCGCCGTTTGCAACGGCGTTATCGCACTTTGTTGCAGGCACCGGCAGTTTGTCGAGACGAACCGAGCAGTCGACGCCGAGGCTACGCAGCAGCTCACGATTGCTTCGACGCCGGTCAGTGGATCGAGCATAGGTGGCAGGACCGTTCTGTAGGACACGTTCCTTGGCAAGGGCGACGCGTGCATCGGCGAAGGCGCAGTCGCTCTGCTTAAATAGAGCATAGGATCACGTCGCGACGCTTGGCTAGTTAGGCCAGACTTCACGCGATCAAGGGGCGAGTCGGTGCCCTTCTGCGTCGCGGCCCATTCAACCAGCCGACCGTCGTGTACCTTCAGCGAGGCAAGAGTGGTACGTTTGCCATCGTCGTCCGCTTTCACTACCAGCCCGGGCCTAATGTGGCCAATCCCATCTCTGACGAAGACGCGGAACGCATCGCTGGCCGCCTGCATCAATTTGCCGAAAGTCGGGCCAATCGGCCAATCTCTTGTTTGTTGTCGTCTGCAGAGTCGCGCCAGTTGCTGCTGGGAAGCGCTGCGAGATCAGCATGGTTTTCAAATAGCCATCTCAGCGAAGGGGGCGTGCCGTTGTAGCGAGGCTGGCGAGATTTGCGGGGCGGCAGGCCCTTGGGACTCCGGGAGTCGTTGGTGCATCTGGCGGGGTGCGGACGTTGCCGGCCGGTCGCAGGTTGCCGGCAACGAATACATGTCCGGCATATCGGTCCCGGAGGTCCGGAAAGGTGAATCGTCTTTCGACGAGGGTTGGCCAGAGCGTTTCGTAGATGTTCCCGATGCGTCCGCTAAACCTTTCGCGGTGCACTTGGACGTCTTAAGCCAACCCCAAGAGCTCATTCGACCTGCTCTTCGCCTAAGTTGCCGAAAAATCATCGCCGGGAGTATCTGTCACCCGAGGAGCTCAAGTACCTCGGGGAAACGCGGATGACTACGGACCGGGTCGAGATCCGAGTCGTATTTCACCCACCTCTTTGTTTCGTGGGTGGCCCCCGGGAGAAGCTCGACTAGCAAGTCGATCGCCCGATCAGGTTCGCCCTGGAGCGAGTAAAAGCAAGCCACATTATATTTGGCGAGGCGATCGTCGGGATCGATCGCCAAAGCTCGTCTCGCCCATTCCTTAGCGCGATCAAGCTCACCAAGTGCCGCAAGCCCCACAGCCCCCAAATAGGCGGGTCTTGGATTTTCCGGACGCATCATGAGCTCACGTTCGGCGCGCGCGACGCCTTCCCGCGCCGCGGTATTCATTTCCTGCTCGCGCCCGAGCGAGCGGAGAACGTTAATGAGCACAAGTAAGGCCTGGTAATCGTCAGGTTTGATGTCTGCGGCGCGCTGGAAAAGCCTGGCCGCTTCGTCCAGTTTACCCTGGGTGAAGCAAGCGCGGGCATAGAAATAATGGGCCTCAAACAGATCGGGATCGAGGGCGATGGCCTGATCGAACTCCGCCATCGCTTCCGAATGTCGCTCGCGAAGTGACAGGGCGAGGCCGAGTGAAGCGTGCGCTTCTGCGAGACCGCTCTCAAGATCCAGCGCCTTTGCGCTGGTGGCCAAAATACCGTCGATCGACACGTCAGCGTTGTAGTGAAGGAAGAGGAAGGAGTCGCAATCAGCAATTCCAGCGTAGGCCCGTGCATAAAGCGGGTCGAGTGCGACCGCCATGGCGAACATACGCTTCGCCAGAACGTAATGCGACTTTGAGTGCCAGTGCAGAAATTGCCGCCCCCTAAGGTAGTACGCATAGGCCTCGAAGTTCCCGGTAGGCACTCGACCTATGTCCTTCTTTTCTTCTGGAAGCAGCTTGACCTTCAAGTGGTCTACAATGGTATGGGTGATCTCGTCTTGAAGGGCAAAGATTTCGGTGAGATCCCAGTCGTAACGATCGGCCCAGAGATGACCACCGCCCTTACCCTCGACGAGTTGCGCGGTGACGCGCACACGAGAGCCGACCCTCCGTACGCTTCCTTCTAGGATATAGCCCACCCTGAGATCCTGGCTCACCTGCTGCACCTTCACCGGCTTATTCTTGTAGGTATATGCCGTATTGCGGGCGACAACGAACAGGCCGGAGATTTTCGACAGGTCGGTGATGATGTCCTCCGTGATCCCGTCGCTGAAATATTCTTGCTCAGGGTCACCGCTTATATTGTTGAAGGGCAGCACCGCGATGGACGGCTTCTCGATCTCCCAAGGGTCTTGGCTGCCTGTATCCGAGCCGACCGTTTTTTGAGCCACAGGAAAATCCAGAGAAATGCTATAGGCGCGCACTGGCCGGTCGATGTTCTTGAGCGCCTGTTCGCCCATGTCCTCAAATCGAAGATCGAGCCTATTGCCAACGTTATCTCGCACGGCCGCAGATACGGCGATACCGCCCGGCGCCGCAATTTTTTCGAGGCGCACAGCCACGTTGACGCCGTCCCCGAAAATGTCGTCGCTTTCAACGATTACGTCGCCAAGATTGATGCCCATGCGAAGCTCGATCCGGCTTGGCCGCGGCACATCCGCATTGCGCTCTAGCATACACCGCTGGACCGTGGCAGCGCAGGTGACTGCATTCACGACGCTTGGAAACTCCGCCAGGAATCCATCGCCGGTGAGCTTGACGATACGCCCCTCATATTCCGCGATCTTGGGGACGATTAGGTCCTTTCGGTGCGATTTCCATGCCGCATGAGTACCTGCCTCATCCCGGGCCATGAGGCGGCTGTAGGTCACTACGTCTGCGGCAAGGATGGCCGTCAGACGTCTGTGCACGGTCGGATCGTCCATGTGACCACCCAGTTTTCGTGTACTGCCACGCTCGGGGTGCCATGTCCCAGGCCAAAGGCGATTATACTCCAGCGGCTAGTGAATGTCTCTGTCAGGCGAGCCGAAAACGGTCGAACTTGCGCTTCAATCTAGCCAAGGCGCGCAACACAAATGTCGTGCGCCTCCTATAGCTCTTCGCACCTCGCACGCAGTGATAGACGCGCTGGAACGATTGAGAGTGAACTCGGTTAGGACCCGAAAAGAACAGGAATATCAACATGGACGAGACATGGGATGAATGCGTGATCGTCGCGGTTCCCAATCTGGATGGTGTCCAGATCGTGTGGTCGCCCACGTTTGCAGCTCGCCTGCTTAGCGAAAACTGGCCGAAGATGGACGGACGCACATACGCTGCTGCTTTGAACGCCTGCACAGACGCGATGCTCGGCGCCGCCCCTGCGGCGCCGGCACGAGACGCTTTCATAGCAGCGATTGAAGAGGCAAAGCTCAAGACCTTCAGCTGAGGTCACGCGGGTCCCAACCTTTGCAGAGAGCTGCGACGACATTAACATGGCGACACAGCTTGTCTTCGGCCCTCTATCATGGCTCGAGCGCTCCGATCTTGGGCCGTGGGCTCGACCTTCGCTCTCCTGGCTCCAGCCCCTCGATGATGGCGACGTCGCTCTATGCTGCCTCCTGCGCATCATTAGAGGGTCGCACTCGACGTCGCAATCACCCGTCTTCGCGGCTGCTGTAAACTCTCGAGCGAATGATCGATGTGCGCAGGCGCACCAATCGATCGGCCTTGCCAGAACAGGCGAAAGCCGAGCGGCCATAAGCCGCGCGGCTGCATCGGCAGCTTCCGAGATCTCAATCACACGTCTGCCGATCGGATCGCTGACCCTGCCATGTGCACATCACATGCAAATGGCACGGCTCCTGCAGATTGGAATCTCGCTGACTGGATCAGTCGGCTCGGACCGTGGCCTTGCCTTCCTCTACCAACCGTGTCGCCGCATCTTCGATCGTTATTCGTTCGAAGGCGAGCTCGTCGGCGATGGGGCGCAGCACGCGCTGGTCGAATTCGGTCGATCCGAGCGGCGCCGGCGACGGATAGCTGCCCACCTGATCCTTGAGGGCATTGATGTATTTCACCGTTTCCGTCTCCGTCGGGTTGAGCGAAGGCAGGATGGCTTCGCGAACCGTCGGCGACATGGGTACGCCGCGCTCGACGCCCAGGATCTTGCCGGCCTCGACATCATTGACGAAGAAGTTGATGAACTTGGCTGCCGCTTCCCCGTTTTCCGTCGACGCGCCGATGCTCCAGATCAGCGCCGGGCGATAGTAATGGCCGGAGGGGCCGCCCTTCTCGGCGCGTGGCAGCATGCCGATACCAAGCTTGCTTTTCATGATGAGCTGATAGCCGACCATCTGGTTGGAATAGGCCATGCCCATGGCCGAGTAGCCGAGCGCCAGGCAATTGGTGTCGATCGTGTTCTGGTCGAGCGTCTGGATATCGGCGCCGACGGTGCCGCCGCGCTTGCGCAGTTCCTCCCAATAGGCATACCACTCCTTCGCCTCCTCGGCACCGAAACCAAGGCCGGTATCGGTGTAGAGGCTGCTGCCACGCTGGCGGAGCCAGGCGTCGAAAACATAGGCATAGCGGGCTCCATAGGGCCCGCCCCGGACATTCTTCTTGCCGGCCGCCTTGGTCATCTCCACGGCGATGTCGGCGTATTCCGCCCAGGTGGTGTCGATCCCGGGCGGCGCGATGCCGGCTTTGGCGAAGGCATCGGCGTCATAGAACAGCGCGAAGGAATTGAGACCGAGGCCGATGCCCCAGAGCTTTCCGTCCACCGTGGTCAGCTTCAGCACGTCCTTGCCGAAGGCGTCGACGTCGAGCGCCGAAGAGATGAAGGGATCGAGCGCCATGCAGGCGCCGCGCTTGGAATAATCGGAAATCGTGCTGGGCTCGAGCTGGAAGATATCGGCAATGGCGCGGCCGGCCATCTGCGTGGCGAGCTTCGTCCAGTACCCGTCTCCGCTCAAGCTCTCACCGACGATCCTGATATCCGGGTTCTTCTCCTCGAAAAGCTTGGCGACCGCCAATGTCCGTTTCGAGCGGTCGTTCGATCCCCACCACATCGCGCGCAACTGCACGCTTTCGGCGGCAAAGCCGGAACGGGAACCGAGGGCGATACCCGTCGCCGCGCCAGCCGCGCCGACCATGAAACCACGTCTGTTGAGTAGCATGCCAGTCCTCCCCTGTGCTGCCCTGCCCGGCGCTCTCCTCCGGCGCCTGCAGGTTTCAATCAGCGCAAGAGCTTATGCAAAAATCGTCCATGCGCAATATTTCTTTTCGAGCTTGCAAATTTGCGCTGATTGCGCAATGTTTGCACCATGATCGAAAGACCCTCCCGAAAACTCCGTCAGGCCGACATTGCCGCACACGCAGGCGTTTCCGTCTCCACAGTCTCACGCGTCCTCGCGAATGAGCCCGGCATCAGCGAGGATGTTCGGGTGCAGATCCTCAAGGTCGCCAACGACCTCGGCTACCCTCTCAAAGCCAGTGCCGCGGCAGGCCCTCGCACGCTGGCGCTTATCGCAAGCAACGGCGTTACCGGCAATCTGAGCGCATTTTACCAGGGCATTGTCGATGGCCTGCGCTCCGAGGCGGCCGAGCAGGGCATGTCCTTCGACATCCGCCTCGTAAACGAGGCGAAGGCGACGCCGCAAGCCGTTGGCGGACATATGCAATCGGTCGGTGCGCAGGGGCTTTTCCTGGTCGGCATAGATCCCTGCGAGGCTCTTGCGAAATGGCTCGTGGAAAGCCGTACCCCCATCGTCCTCGTCAACGGCGTCGATCCACAATTGCGCTTCGACGGTGTCTCGCCGCCGAACTTCTTCGGCGCCTTCGCGGCGACACGGATGCTCCTGGACGCCGGCCACCGGCGTATCCTCCACCTGACCGGATCGCATCGGCATACGATCCGCGAGCGCGTGCGCGGCTTCGAAGCGGCCGTCGCCTCCGTGGATGGCGGCGATGCGCGTGTCGTCCGCCTGCCGTTCGCGAACAACTCCAGCGCCGAAGCCCATGCGGCAACGCTCGCCGCTCTTGCCGAGGACGAGGGTTTCACCGCGGCTTTCTGCATGAACGACTTCATCGCAGTGGGCGTTCTCGAGGCGGTGACCGAACTCGGCCGGCGCGTACCGGACGATTTCGCGATCATCGGTTTCGACGACCTGCCCTGCGCCGACATGGCCAATCCGCGCCTATCGACGATGCGCGTCGACCGCGCAGCGCTCGGCCGCGAAGCGGTCGCCATGATGCAGCTTCGCTTCCGCCATCCGGACGTGCCCGCCCGGCATGTCACTCACGCCGTCGTCCCGGTGCCCGGCGGCACAATTGCCACGAAAGATAATCCATGACCTATGATCCCGCCAGCGCCAACCCGCTTGCCGGAAATCCGCTCGAGACACGCGGCGACATGCAGCGCGCGCTGCTCGATCTCTTCGATCCGCTGGTCCCCTGTTTCTCCAGAGGAAATGCGCGGGTCCGTCTCGACGCCGCCGCGGCTCATTTCGACCGGGCCGCTGCCGATCTGGAAGGCTTTGCGCGGCCTCTCTGGGGCCTTGCTCCCTTTGCCGCAGGCGGCGGAAGTTTCGCGCATTGGGACCGTTATGCGGAAGGGATCGCCAACGGCACCGACCCTGAACATCCGGAATATTGGGGACAAGTGAACGGCCGGGACCAGCGCATGGTGGAGCTTGCCGCCCTCGGCTTCGCCCTGGCGCTGGCGCCGGAGAAACTGTGGGATCCGTTGAACGGGCGTGCAAGAGACAATCTCGTCTCTTATCTCCTCCATGCCCGCAAGTTCGACTACGCCGACAATAACTGGAAGTTCTTTCGCATTTTCGTCGACATCGCTCTCGATCGCCTCGGCATCGAGCACGATCGCAGCCTGACAAAGGCCTATCTCGCCGAACTGGACGGCTTTTATATCGGGGACGGCTGGTATCGCGACGGCAATGTGCGGCGCGTCGACCACTACATCGCCTTTGCCATGCACTTCTACGGGCTGATCTATGCGCGCCTCGTCGAAGACGACCATGCGAAACGGTATCGCGAGCGGGCGGTCGCCTTCGCCCAGGATTTCCGCCACTGGTTCGCCGAAGACGGAGCGACCCTCCCCTTCGGCCGTAGTCTCACCTATCGCTTCGCCTGCGCCGGCTTCTGGGCAGCACTGGCCTTTGCCGACCTCGAGGCGCTGCCCTGGGGCGAGATCAAGGGGCTCTGCCTCCGCCATCTCAGATGGTGGGCAGACAAGCCGATAGCGGATCGGGACGGCGTTCTCTCCATCGGTTACGGCTATCCGAACCTCCTGATGTCGGAAAACTACAATTCGGCCGGTTCGCCCTATTGGGCCTTCAAGGCCTTCCTGCCGCTTGGCGTCAGCGAAGACCATCCCTTCTGGACGAGCGCGGAAGAACCGCTGCGGCCACTGGCCGAACCGGTTACCCTTCGCCATCCGGGCATGGTCATGATGCCGGTCGGAGGGGACGTGGTGGCGCTTTCCTCCGGCCAGGAAAACCGCCAGATGCGTTTCGGCTCGGAGAAATATGCGAAATTCGCCTATTCGACGCGCTACGCCTTCAGCGTCGAGAGCGACGAACGGGCATTTGCCGGCGGCACCTTCGATTCGATGCTGGCATTCAGCGACGACGGCATTCATTACCGGGTGCGCGAGGCCAATGAGGTGGTGCGGCTTGTGGACGATGTGCTGTTTTCCAAATGGTCCCCCTGGCCGGACGTCGATGTCGAAACCTGGCTTGTTCCCGCTTCGCCCTGGCACGTGCGCGTGCACCGGATCACGACGCCCCGGCCCTTGCAGACTGCTGAAGGCGGCTTCGCCATTCCCCGACGGGATTTTGAGGCCGACACGCTCGCCGCCGCGGAACGGACGGCCCATGCAATCGGCGCGGAAGATTTCAGCGGGATCCGCGATCTCGGCTCGACCGTCCCGCGCGAAGGCCTGGTCCAGAAGGCGCCGCCCAACACCAATCTGACTGCCGCAAAGACATTGGTGCCGCAGTTGCGGGCCAAAATCCCCAGCGGGGAAACGATATTCGCCTGCGCCGTGCTCGCAGCCCGCAACACTTCCGCCGTCGCCGAAGACTGGTCCAACCCGCCGGCGATGCCCGATATGGAGGCGCTCGACGCGCTCAGGGCGGAAGGCTTGACCGTCAGCGCCATGCAAGCGCCCGGTTCGATGCCATGACCCTCCCGACCGTCGTCTTTGCGATGCAGCCGGAAAGGACGCGTCATGTTCTGACGCCGGAGCTTTTCGCGCGGCTCGGCGCCTTCGCCCGGATACCGGATCAGCGCCCGGTGACGGAGTTCGCCGATGAGCGGTCGCAGCGATTGCTGGCGGAGGCCGAGGTCCTGGTGACCGGCTGGGGCGCGCCGTTTATCGATGCGGCCGTCCTCGCCCGGGCGCCGCGCCTTCGCCTCATCGTCCATGCCGCCGGCACGATCAAGGGGCTCGTCGGCGAGAGCGTGTTTGATGCTGGGGTCAAGGTCAGCCACGCGGCGGAGGCCAATGCCGTGCCGGTCGCCGAGTTTACCCTCGCAGCGATTATTTTCGCGGGCAAGCAGGTGTTCCGCTTCCGCGATGTCTATGCGGCCGACCGCGGGCGCGAGCGCACCCAGATTCTTCACGGCGAAGCGATCGGAAATCATCGCCGTACCGTGGGGATCGTCGGCGCATCGCGGATCGGGCGCCGCGTGATCGAACTGCTGCGTCTCCTCGACTATCGATTGCTGCTTTATGATCCGCTGGTCAGCGACGCCGGAGCCATGGCCCTCAAGGTAGAGAAGGTCGACCTCGATGCGTTGATGGCCCGGTCCGATATCGTGTCGCTGCATGCGCCGCTGCTGCCCGAAACCCGGCACATGATCGACAACCGCCAACTCGCCCTCATGAAGGACGGCGCGACGCTGATCAACACGGCGCGCGGCGCGTTGGTGGATGAGGCGGCACTCATCGAACAGCTGCAGTCGGGCGCGATCAATGCCGTGATCGACGTTACCGACCCCGAAATCCCGGACAAAAACTCACCGCTTTACGACTTGCCGAACGTATTTCTGACGCCGCATATTGCCGGCGCCATCGGTTTGGAACGCACGCGCCTCGGGGAAATGGCGGTCGATGAAGTGGCGCGGTTTCTCGAAGGCAGTCCGCTCCTGTTCGAGGTCCACAAGCAGGATCTGGGGCGCATGGCATGAACGCTTTCGAACCGGCTCTCTGCACGGTCACCTTCCGCAAGCTACCCGCCGGCGAAATCGTCGCGCTCGCAGCGAAGGCGCGGCTCGCCGCCATCGAATGGGCGGCAGACGCCCATGTTCCTCCGGGCGACACGGCCACCGCCCGCACTGTCCGGCGCCTGTGCGAAAGCGCGGGTCTCAAGACCTCCTACGGCTCCTACGTCGCGCCGCCGCCAGACGACCTTTCCGCCCTCGAGCCCGCACTGGCAACGGCGGTCGCGCTTGGTGCCTCCAACATCCGCATCTGGCCGGGCACGCGTCAGCGCGATTCGAGGGATTACAGCGCCCATGAACGGCGCGCCGCGGCGAATGCGATCCGCGAAATGGCCGCGGTAGCCGCCCGGCATGGCGTCACGGTCTCGCTGGAATATCATCCACAGACCCTGACGGACGAGACCGGGTCGGCGCTCCGCCTGATCGAGGCGGTCGCGCACCCGAATGTCTATCTCTACTGGCAGCCGCGGCCCGGTCTCCCGCTCGATGAGGCCCTCGTGGAGATCGTTCGCATCGGCGAGCACATTTCGCATCTCCATGTCTTCGCCTGGGATGGCGACCGCAACCGCTTCCCGCTGGCATCCGCCGCCGACTACTGGCGAGCCGTGCTGGCCGCCATGCCGTCGTCGCGCTGGACCGGGCGGCGTTTTGCCATGCTTGAATTCGTGGCGGGAGACGATCCGGCGGCATTTCTGGCGGATGCGGCGACACTGAGACAAATCCTGAAGATGGAGTTCCCGCCGGGCGCCTCTGCCATTGCAGACGAACCATGACTGCTCTACCGACCACCCTCTGGTGGTCCTCGCCCGTTCGCTGCCAAGGTGGCACCAGGCAGCCGAAACCCTCAAAGTCGAAGCAGTGGCGGTGCGGCGGCGAACTGACATATGTCGGAATCGCGGCGCTATCGCCACAAGAACCCGAGGCCAACGAGCAGCAGGACATACATGGCAAGATGAAATGCCGGGTCGGCCGTTACCTGGGACCGCAGGTCAGCCCCGCGATCCCTAATGCCGGAGAGCAGGTGGTGCCATTGCAGGATCTGGTGCAGGAGTATCCCGTAGAAAAGCCGCCGATCGCCACGCCGAAAACAAAGCAGCCGATATGCCGCCGCGATCTTTGTGTTCGGGGCAAGCTCATCCCCTCCGTGATACGGCCAACCGGATCGGCGATAGAAGCGGCTCACCGTGCCCATCACCACTTTCCCGACGGCGCTCTCGTGCCCACGGCGCTTTGCTTCCGTCTTACATCTGCTCCGCCTGCGCGCCGCTGTTCGGCTTGGCTTTGGCAAGGACGGGCTTATGTCCCATCGCCATGGTCGGCCCGGCTTTGAAGCTACCTTTGCCGTCGATCGACTGGCCCTGCGACCATCGCCCAGCCACGGCGTCCTTACCGTCCTGCTGGAAGCCGAGGAAAGCGTAGCTGAACTCCAGCTGTTCCTGGTCCTGGGGGAAGCTGTTCGGGATCGGGAAGGCTCCCTGGTGACCGCCAAGCTCTTCCAGGGCTGCCAGCCATTGGTTCTGATGCATGGTGTCCCTTGCTATGAGGAAGGACAGCATGTCTTTCATGCCGGGATCGCTTGTCATTCCGTAGAGCCGCACGGCCAACACGCGACCGGTCGCTTCGGCCGCCACATTGGCGGTCATGTCGGCAGCAATATTGCCGCTGGCGTAGATGTGGGACATATCGAAGGGCACGCCATCGGAATCGACGGGCATCGCTGCCAGGCCGGAGGACAGCAGATTTTTGAGATTAATGCCGCCGAGGACTGCACCGCCCACCGGGTCCGCGGCAACTTCCTCCCTGATGCTCAGGGGTGCGCCCTCGAGGTTTAGAGCGACTGCCGTAGCCAGCATCTCGATGTGGCCAAGCTCCTCCGCGGCAGTATTCATCAGGAGGTCGCGGAACTTGGCGTCTCCCCGTGCCCCGCAAGCCTGGAAGAAATATTGCATGGCGACGCGAATCTCGCCCTCAATGCCGCCGATCGCCTGTTGCAGCGCGCGGGCAAACAAAGGGTCGGGAGTCTCGACACGTACCGGATATTGGAGTTTGCCGTCCGTAAAAAACATTGCCGCCTCCTTGCGTGAAAAGCGCCTAACAAAACTGTTTGTGCCTTGTTCCCGCAGGGACGGGGAAATCAATATCACGAATGGAGAAAGCTGCGGCTCGGGTGATCAAGCGTTGCTGCGG
The genomic region above belongs to Sinorhizobium meliloti and contains:
- a CDS encoding LacI family DNA-binding transcriptional regulator — protein: MIERPSRKLRQADIAAHAGVSVSTVSRVLANEPGISEDVRVQILKVANDLGYPLKASAAAGPRTLALIASNGVTGNLSAFYQGIVDGLRSEAAEQGMSFDIRLVNEAKATPQAVGGHMQSVGAQGLFLVGIDPCEALAKWLVESRTPIVLVNGVDPQLRFDGVSPPNFFGAFAATRMLLDAGHRRILHLTGSHRHTIRERVRGFEAAVASVDGGDARVVRLPFANNSSAEAHAATLAALAEDEGFTAAFCMNDFIAVGVLEAVTELGRRVPDDFAIIGFDDLPCADMANPRLSTMRVDRAALGREAVAMMQLRFRHPDVPARHVTHAVVPVPGGTIATKDNP
- a CDS encoding sugar phosphate isomerase/epimerase family protein, translated to MNAFEPALCTVTFRKLPAGEIVALAAKARLAAIEWAADAHVPPGDTATARTVRRLCESAGLKTSYGSYVAPPPDDLSALEPALATAVALGASNIRIWPGTRQRDSRDYSAHERRAAANAIREMAAVAARHGVTVSLEYHPQTLTDETGSALRLIEAVAHPNVYLYWQPRPGLPLDEALVEIVRIGEHISHLHVFAWDGDRNRFPLASAADYWRAVLAAMPSSRWTGRRFAMLEFVAGDDPAAFLADAATLRQILKMEFPPGASAIADEP
- a CDS encoding DUF982 domain-containing protein; protein product: MDETWDECVIVAVPNLDGVQIVWSPTFAARLLSENWPKMDGRTYAAALNACTDAMLGAAPAAPARDAFIAAIEEAKLKTFS
- a CDS encoding DUF2243 domain-containing protein; the protein is MGTVSRFYRRSGWPYHGGDELAPNTKIAAAYRLLCFRRGDRRLFYGILLHQILQWHHLLSGIRDRGADLRSQVTADPAFHLAMYVLLLVGLGFLWR
- a CDS encoding adenylate/guanylate cyclase domain-containing protein, whose protein sequence is MDDPTVHRRLTAILAADVVTYSRLMARDEAGTHAAWKSHRKDLIVPKIAEYEGRIVKLTGDGFLAEFPSVVNAVTCAATVQRCMLERNADVPRPSRIELRMGINLGDVIVESDDIFGDGVNVAVRLEKIAAPGGIAVSAAVRDNVGNRLDLRFEDMGEQALKNIDRPVRAYSISLDFPVAQKTVGSDTGSQDPWEIEKPSIAVLPFNNISGDPEQEYFSDGITEDIITDLSKISGLFVVARNTAYTYKNKPVKVQQVSQDLRVGYILEGSVRRVGSRVRVTAQLVEGKGGGHLWADRYDWDLTEIFALQDEITHTIVDHLKVKLLPEEKKDIGRVPTGNFEAYAYYLRGRQFLHWHSKSHYVLAKRMFAMAVALDPLYARAYAGIADCDSFLFLHYNADVSIDGILATSAKALDLESGLAEAHASLGLALSLRERHSEAMAEFDQAIALDPDLFEAHYFYARACFTQGKLDEAARLFQRAADIKPDDYQALLVLINVLRSLGREQEMNTAAREGVARAERELMMRPENPRPAYLGAVGLAALGELDRAKEWARRALAIDPDDRLAKYNVACFYSLQGEPDRAIDLLVELLPGATHETKRWVKYDSDLDPVRSHPRFPEVLELLG
- a CDS encoding DUF2264 domain-containing protein yields the protein MTYDPASANPLAGNPLETRGDMQRALLDLFDPLVPCFSRGNARVRLDAAAAHFDRAAADLEGFARPLWGLAPFAAGGGSFAHWDRYAEGIANGTDPEHPEYWGQVNGRDQRMVELAALGFALALAPEKLWDPLNGRARDNLVSYLLHARKFDYADNNWKFFRIFVDIALDRLGIEHDRSLTKAYLAELDGFYIGDGWYRDGNVRRVDHYIAFAMHFYGLIYARLVEDDHAKRYRERAVAFAQDFRHWFAEDGATLPFGRSLTYRFACAGFWAALAFADLEALPWGEIKGLCLRHLRWWADKPIADRDGVLSIGYGYPNLLMSENYNSAGSPYWAFKAFLPLGVSEDHPFWTSAEEPLRPLAEPVTLRHPGMVMMPVGGDVVALSSGQENRQMRFGSEKYAKFAYSTRYAFSVESDERAFAGGTFDSMLAFSDDGIHYRVREANEVVRLVDDVLFSKWSPWPDVDVETWLVPASPWHVRVHRITTPRPLQTAEGGFAIPRRDFEADTLAAAERTAHAIGAEDFSGIRDLGSTVPREGLVQKAPPNTNLTAAKTLVPQLRAKIPSGETIFACAVLAARNTSAVAEDWSNPPAMPDMEALDALRAEGLTVSAMQAPGSMP
- a CDS encoding hydroxyacid dehydrogenase; amino-acid sequence: MTLPTVVFAMQPERTRHVLTPELFARLGAFARIPDQRPVTEFADERSQRLLAEAEVLVTGWGAPFIDAAVLARAPRLRLIVHAAGTIKGLVGESVFDAGVKVSHAAEANAVPVAEFTLAAIIFAGKQVFRFRDVYAADRGRERTQILHGEAIGNHRRTVGIVGASRIGRRVIELLRLLDYRLLLYDPLVSDAGAMALKVEKVDLDALMARSDIVSLHAPLLPETRHMIDNRQLALMKDGATLINTARGALVDEAALIEQLQSGAINAVIDVTDPEIPDKNSPLYDLPNVFLTPHIAGAIGLERTRLGEMAVDEVARFLEGSPLLFEVHKQDLGRMA
- a CDS encoding ABC transporter substrate-binding protein gives rise to the protein MLLNRRGFMVGAAGAATGIALGSRSGFAAESVQLRAMWWGSNDRSKRTLAVAKLFEEKNPDIRIVGESLSGDGYWTKLATQMAGRAIADIFQLEPSTISDYSKRGACMALDPFISSALDVDAFGKDVLKLTTVDGKLWGIGLGLNSFALFYDADAFAKAGIAPPGIDTTWAEYADIAVEMTKAAGKKNVRGGPYGARYAYVFDAWLRQRGSSLYTDTGLGFGAEEAKEWYAYWEELRKRGGTVGADIQTLDQNTIDTNCLALGYSAMGMAYSNQMVGYQLIMKSKLGIGMLPRAEKGGPSGHYYRPALIWSIGASTENGEAAAKFINFFVNDVEAGKILGVERGVPMSPTVREAILPSLNPTETETVKYINALKDQVGSYPSPAPLGSTEFDQRVLRPIADELAFERITIEDAATRLVEEGKATVRAD
- a CDS encoding manganese catalase family protein translates to MFFTDGKLQYPVRVETPDPLFARALQQAIGGIEGEIRVAMQYFFQACGARGDAKFRDLLMNTAAEELGHIEMLATAVALNLEGAPLSIREEVAADPVGGAVLGGINLKNLLSSGLAAMPVDSDGVPFDMSHIYASGNIAADMTANVAAEATGRVLAVRLYGMTSDPGMKDMLSFLIARDTMHQNQWLAALEELGGHQGAFPIPNSFPQDQEQLEFSYAFLGFQQDGKDAVAGRWSQGQSIDGKGSFKAGPTMAMGHKPVLAKAKPNSGAQAEQM